The stretch of DNA AATTTGCCTCCCGCATTGGTTATACGGCAAAAACTGTGAATGAAATTCTAAAAGGGAAATGCCGCATTACCACAGAAATGGCAATCAACCTAGAATACGCCACGAATATTTCAAGTACTAGCTGGTTAAACCTTCAGTACAAATACGAACAGGACTTGATGCGTAAGCAAATCAAGGCTACACTAGGTGACAAGTCCATCTGGCGCAACAGCCTTCCGCTAAGCGAGTTAAAGCCCCGCCAATGGGTTGAAGACATCGACAACAAGGAAGACAACATTTCACCACTGTTGCGTTTCTTTGGAGTTTCCAGCCCCAAGGCATGGGAAAATTATTACTGTAAGGCAAGTCTCAAGGTAGCCTTTCGCATTTCGCTGGCAGAGGCTCAGGACCCTTACGCCGCATCCGTCTGGCTTCGCCGTGGAGAAATTCTCGCCGACGCCATCAAGATGGAAAAACAGAACGACAAAAAGCAGCGAATCGTCATCAAGAAGGCGTTACCGCAATTTATTGAGCTTGCGTCTGCCTACGGTTCCAAGAGTACTATGGGCAAGCCGGGCGAAATCGACGAAGGCATGGTCAAATTGCAGGAATTGGGAGCAAGTCTCGGCATGAAGATTCTTTATGTTCAGAATTTCAAGTCGGCTCCCATTCACGGCATGGCCCGCTGGTATCGCGACATTCCCGTAATTCAGCTTCACGACCGTTTCAAGGACCACAAAGCATTCTGGTTTACCTTCTTCCATGAATTAGCCCACATCATTCTGCATGGTAAAAAGGACATTTTCATCAAGAACATGTACCACGGCAACAAAAATCCCCTAAAGGACGAAGAAGCCAATATGTTTGCCCAGAAATGCATGGACGACGCTTTTAAAACTCAACCTTGATTTCAGTAATTTTTCCCGATAATCCTCCCCCATTCCCTTGCCAATTTTTAGGGATATTCATAAATTTTGGCACATGAAGATGATTAACGTGCTTTGCGAAAACTTTGACGGCCGATGGTGGCGCAGGCTCTAACATAGAGTCTGGTTTTTGCAAGTATAGTTGATCAAGGCAAAAGGCTTCCAGACT from Fibrobacter sp. encodes:
- a CDS encoding HigA family addiction module antitoxin, with product MAEEKERDYWWVVAPGEILQEKLDEMNMDVNEFASRIGYTAKTVNEILKGKCRITTEMAINLEYATNISSTSWLNLQYKYEQDLMRKQIKATLGDKSIWRNSLPLSELKPRQWVEDIDNKEDNISPLLRFFGVSSPKAWENYYCKASLKVAFRISLAEAQDPYAASVWLRRGEILADAIKMEKQNDKKQRIVIKKALPQFIELASAYGSKSTMGKPGEIDEGMVKLQELGASLGMKILYVQNFKSAPIHGMARWYRDIPVIQLHDRFKDHKAFWFTFFHELAHIILHGKKDIFIKNMYHGNKNPLKDEEANMFAQKCMDDAFKTQP